A window of Chryseobacterium shandongense genomic DNA:
TGGCGTTGCTCATCGTAAGCTGCTGAACTTTATCTTTAGAAATAAGAATCCCAAACTGGTTCCAGTCTCTTGGAGGGAGCTGATCTATAGATGACTGCTTTACGGTAGCATCAAAGAGATGAATACCATCTTTCGTCTGTATTGCTGCAATTACAAAATTCAGGTTTGAGATATTAGGAGAAGCAAGATTTATCAAACCATTACCTATCGTAGAGATAGCTAGAGGATCTGCTTTGATACCTGCTTCACGTAACAACATTACCAGGAAAAGGTTGATTTCCGTGGCATTTCCCGTTTTTGTTTCAAGCATTTTTTTAATACCATCTTCCACATACAAGCCTCCCTCTTTATTCCAAGTAAAAGTATTTTTTACAAAATTAAAAATCGCGTTGGCTTTATCTAATTCATTGGAAATTCCCGCAATATTAGCTGGCATATTTTCTTTGGCCAACTTTGTTTTCTTGAGTTCCCCTCCAAAATCTTCACGTTCATAAAGACGTTCCTTGATCTGCTCCCATGATGATGAGTAGAGTTTCACTTCTCTGAAATTTGTAGAGTGAAGCTCGGCACCTATTTTTGTTCTGTAATTTCTGTCGTTATTTACAAATTTTTCGGTTTTGAATGCTTTCAGGTTTTCATATCCGAATCTATAGGTTCTGTAATTGGCTCCGAATAATAATCTTTCGTCGACTTCTTTATATTTTGGAATCAGTGAACCCGTATAGCTAAGACTATATGCAATATTCGACGGGCTGTCTAAAACGTATTCCGTGTAAAGAGAAGGAGTATCCGTCTCGATTAAAATTTCTGGAATGATGTAGAGAAAAGGTGAGATAACTTCATACTGATATTCAATAACAGAACCATTCTTTACATTGGGAAAGGCAAACTTGCTGATAGAAATATTTTTGCTTTCTTTACTTTTGTATTTCGATGTTTTGTCAACTTTTGTAGCAACCGCAGCTCCGTTTTCAAGGTTATAGGTAAATGCTTTTATTTTGGTAAGCGATTCTTGGTCGCTCCCATTTTGGTAAAGTGGTATTTCAACATTCAACCAGTCTTCTGCCTTATCTTTATCATAAATTTTCACCCTGTAGAATGTATTTTTGATAAGATTTCCGTTTGTATTATCAATACTAAAGTGTAGCGATTTATAAAGAATTTCTGCCGGAGCATTTTCATCCAAAGCTGATTTTTGCTTGGACAGATCTGCATCATTGAATTTTGGGGGATCGAGAAATTTGTGTTTTTGAGCATTCACAAAAATAAATTGAGCTGAGCAAAGAGCGATGAATACTATTTTTTTCATGTTAAATTTTAGATATCAAAATTTTTGAGTTATCAATGTTTAAAGCTTTTTTTCTGAAATTGATATAATCGTTATATTTTTCTTTAGGGTAAATACCTTTATTAATCCTGATGGACCTGTTTACTTTAAGAGATTCTCCGTTTTTTACAAAACTCAGCTTGTAGGTTCCGAATTCTGAATTCAACACAACATTTTCGGGAACTTCTTCTATTTTATATTGCTGCGGAAGAATAAAGCTCACTTCATACTCATCTTCAAAAGACTGTCTTAATTCAAAAGGCAACTCTCTGTTTTCCTCATTTTTATAAACACTGTTAGGATAAATAGGGACTGCTCTGAAGATAATACTGCTTCCGGCATTTTTAGAATAATTGTTGGCTTTGAAATCCAGATCGTACTTGGCGACTGCATTATCTTTATCATTTACGAAATTCTTCATCTCAATTTTTTCGAAATGCAAAATATCAAACATACCTTTTACTGCCTCAGTCCGTTCTTTCGAAGACAGGGTGGCCAAAATTAAATTATTGTCGTACTGAAGTCCTGTATAAGAAAAATTCCCCTCTCCCAAAATACTGTTATCTTCATTGATTTTGATTTTAAGCTGCTGCTTTTCTTTGCTTTGTTCTGCTGTATAATCCGGGGTATTAATCAATTCTATCCCTTCTTTTCTTATTGAAAGAACATTTCTGCCCGTTGTACTATAGCTCAAATGATTAAATGCAATCTGTTGTGAAGTGTTTTCCAACCATATATTTCCTTTTTCTGTAGGCACCATTAAAATTACATGATTGCCTCCCATCTTTGGAAAATCTTTATCAAAAAATAGATGTGAAGTACCCGAATTGATTACCGAATAGTACGAAGGAATCCCTGCTTCATCCAGCAAAGTTTTCATATAATTCGTCAGCCCTTTACAATCGCCATACCCTTTTTTTTGTACTTCATCAGGAAGCATAGGCTGCCATCCACCGATACCAAGCGCCACAAAAATATATCTTGTTTTGGCTTGCATATGCTGGTACAGTTTTTTTACTTTATCTTCCGTGGTGCCTTTAAGATCAAGACCCATCACCTCAGCTTTAATAGCAGGTGTAGATACAGAGACCGGCTGCAAAATACTATTGTAGTACCAGCTCCCAAAATCTTCCCAGCTATTGATGCTCCCCTGTTTTCCTTCAAGGTTGAATTTCGTTAATGCAAAGCTTACTTTAGGTAATATTTTTACGGGTTGAGGCAATAAAAATACATCATCTATTGCAGGAACATTTTTATAGGCAAAGATTTTTTCGCCTGAATTTTCACTTTCAATTACTGAAGTATAGTTATAAGCGGACGGATATATTTTTGTTTTAAGTTCTATTCCGGATTTGTTGATAATCTTCATCTGCGCTTCCTCCAAAGAAACTTTTGTAGATCTTAAAGGAGTAAAATCCGGTAAGAATACCGTATTTTCGTCGCCAATCTCATAAGAAAATTCAACAGTATAAGGATATTGCGTTGGCATATAAGGCAGGACCATTATTCTGTTTTCAGAATAAAACGTTCCCTGATTATTGTTGGCAAAATCATTGAAATCGGATTTGGAAAAAGACTTTATTTTTTTCCCGGCTTCATCATAGATATTCACCCTCACTTCGGAGATACTGTTTCCTTTTTCGTATGGAATGTAAACCTGTGCATCTGAATCTCCGTCTTTATTAAGAACTGTTGTTACGGTATAAATCTGGTATTTGATATCATCGATCTTATTGATCTGAATGGTTGTAAAGTCTTTTCTGACAACTGCATCTGCATTTTTTTTAAGATTTTCTGGAATTGCAGAAGCAGGAAAGCTCTGTGCATAATACAATGATGCTGCTGAGAGAGCTACGGTACAAAGTATTTTAATCATGGTTATTAAAATTTAGCAAAAATAGTAAAATTCGTGCATGCCTTAAAATTATTTTTATGTTAAATAGGAGCTGAATAAAAAGAACAAAAGACTCCATCGATGGAGTCTTTTGTTATGATAAATGCTTGTTGACTATGCATCAATTTTAGCATATTTTGCATTCTTTTCAATAAATTCTCTTCTTGGAGGAACCTCGTCTCCCATAAGCATGGAGAATACACTGTCTGCTTCAACAGCGTTATCGATAGTTACCTGCTTAAGAATTCTGTGTTCCGGATTAAGAGTGGTTTCCCAAAGCTGCTCAGGATTCATCTCTCCAAGACCTTTGTAACGCTGTACTTCTACCCCTTTTCCGTCCGGAGACATTTCAAGAGTAAATTCTTCACGTTCTTTTTCATTATAAGCATAGATCTTTTTGTTTCCTTTTTTCAGTAAATATAAAGGAGGCTGAGCGATATAAATGTATCCGTTTTCAATCAGCTCTTTCATATATCTGAAGAAGAATGTTAAGATCAACGTAGAAATGTGAGATCCGTCAATATCGGCATCGGTCATGATTACGATTTTATGATATCTTAATTTAGACATATTCAGAGCCTTGCTATCTTCTTCTGTTCCTACAGATACTCCAAGAGCGGTATAAATATTTTTTATCTCTTCGTTGTCATATACTTTATGAAGCATTGATTTTTCAACATTCAGGATCTTTCCTCTCAAAGGAAGGATCGCCTGGAAAAATCGGTCGCGTCCCTGTTTTGCCGTTCCACCCGCGGAATCTCCCTCTACAAGGAAAATTTCAGATTCTGCCGGATCTTTTGAAGAACAGTCGGAAAGTTTTCCCGGCAGTCCCGAACCTCCCATCGGAGATTTTCTCTGAACCATTTCACGGGCTTTTTTCGCTGCCTGTCTTGCTTTTGCGGCTAAAACCACTTTTTGAACAATCTGCTTCGCTTCAGTTGGGTTTTCTTCAAGGAAATTGGTTAACATTTCCCCAACAATTTTATCTACCGCACCGGAAACTTCTGAGTTACCGAGTTTAGTTTTGGTCTGTCCTTCAAACTGAGGTTCCATTACTTTTACTGAAATTACAGCTGTTAACCCTTCACGGAAGTCGTCTCCGGTAATTTCTACTTTTTCTTTCTGAGGAATTCCCAGATCATCAGCGTATTTTTTAAGCGTTCTCGTTAAAGCACGTCTGAAACCTGCCAAGTGAGTACCACCTTCATGGGTATTGATGTTATTAACATACGAGTGAAGATTTTCAGTAAATGATGTGTTGTAACGCATTGCAACCTCAACCGGAATATCATCTCTTTCCCCTTCCATGAAGATTACGCTTTCCATGATCGATTCACGGTTTCCGTCGATATATGCTACGAATTCTTTTAACCCGCCTTCGGAATGAAAAACTTCAGACCTGAAAGATCCGTCTTCCAGTCTTTCTCTTTCATCCGTTAGGGTAATCGTAATTCCTTTATTCAAATAAGAAAGCTCTCTTAAACGGCTAGCCAACGTATCGTAATTGTAAACCAATTCCGTAAAAATGGTATCATCCGGCTGAAAGAACTGCTTTGTTCCTCTATTGTCACTGTGACCAATTTCTTCTACACCAGTTTGTGCCTTTCCTCTGGAATATATTTGCTGATAAACGTTTCCGTCTCTGTAAACAGTGGTTACCATTTCGTTGGAAAGCGCATTCACACACGATACCCCAACTCCGTGAAGCCCCCCTGAAACCTTGTAAGAATCTTTGTCGAACTTACCTCCGGCCCCGATTTTTGTCATTACAACCTCAAGAGCAGATTTTTGTTCTTTTTCATGAAAGTCTACCGGAATACCTCTACCATTGTCACTTACCTCAATCCCGTTTCCTTCTTTAATAGCAACGAAGATTGTGTCGCAGTATCCTGCCAAAGCCTCGTCAATAGAATTATCCACTACTTCATAAACCAAATGATGTAGACCTCTTACTCCTACATCACCAATGTACATTGAAGGACGCATACGAACGTGCTCCATCCCTTCCAATGCCTGAATACTACTAGCTGTATATTGTTTCTGACTCATATAAAATATTAAAATTTTTGCTAAATGCAAAGACCCACAAATATCGTGATTTTTTTCGAGGTATGAAAGTTAAAATGTATCAAAAACAGATTGATTTTTCCACAAAAAAGGAATATAATATACACGTAAAAAGTACAAAGTTAAATTCTTCAATCTTAATGAGAACTGTTGTAAATCATATTCATAAATAGGCAATTTATCCTTACATTTATTTACTTAAAATTTAAAGTTTATGGACGATTTCCTTGCAGCCCGTGCCCAAATGGCAATGTCCCTTGGTTTTCATATTATTTTTTCGTGTGTAGGAATGGTTATGCCCTTTCTTATGGCTTTCGCCCACTGGAAATATTTAAAAACAAATAATGAAATTTACAAAGGGCTCACCAAAGCATGGAGCAAAGGCGTCGCCATACTTTTTGCTACCGGAGCCGTTTCCGGAACGATGCTTTCTTTTGAGCTTGGTCTTCTCTGGCCACAGTTTATGAAACATGCAGGTCCCATTTTCGGGATGCCTTTTTCTTTGGAAGGTACTGCTTTTTTTATCGAAGCGATCGCTATAGGTTTTTTCCTGTACGGGTGGAACAGATTCAACAAATGGTTTCATTGGTTTTGCGGTTTTCTGGTAGGAGTGAGTGGCTTGGCTTCAGGAATTTTAGTCGTTGCTGCTAATGCGTGGATGAATTCGCCTTCGGGATTTGATTATGTTGATGGGCAATATTTAAATATAGATCCAATAAAAGCTATGTTTAATGAAGCATGGTTTCCGCAAGCCCTACACATGACGGTTGCAGCATTTTGCGCGACAGGATTTGCGGTTGCAGGTGTTCATGCCTATATGATCCTTCGGAAAAAAAATATTGAATTTCATACAAAAGCGTTTAAAATTGCTGCCGGATTCGCTTTAATCGGAGCATTTGGAGCACCTTTGAGCGGTGATGTTGCAGCAAAATCGGTGGCAGAAAGACAGCCAATAAAATTAGCTGCCATGGAAGCACATTTTAATACAGAAAAAGGCGCTGCTTTTGTGATCGGCGGAATTCCGAATAAAGAAAAAGCAGAAATAAAATATGCCATAAAAATCCCTAAAGTGTTAAGTTTTCTGGTAAGCAACGATTTCAACTCTGAAGTAAAAGGGCTGAATGATTTCCCAAGAGATGAATGGCCGCCTGTGATCGTCGTTCATTTTGCCTTTCAGATCATGATTTTCTTCGGAGTAATTATGATTATTATAGGAATGATTTATTTATTTGCCGTGTTTTTCAAAAAAGAATGGCTGAAAAAAAACTGGCTGCTGAAAACTTTTCTGGTGGCAACACCTTTTGGTTATATCGCACTCGAAGCGGGTTGGACGGTGACAGAAGTCGGCAGGCAACCCTGGATCATATACGGAATTATGAGGACTGCAGACGCAGTAACGCCAATGCCGGGAATACAGTATTCTTTTTATTTCTTTACCGCTGTATTTGTTTCGCTGTCCTTTGTTATTATTTTCCTTCTTACAAGGCAGATCAAAATGGTTCCGAAGCTTTACGATCCTACCGATCCTCAGTTTAACGCTAAACAAAAAAAATTATGATATACGTAGTTATAGGTTTTCTCTGGCTGTCAATCTGTCTTTACGTGATTTTAGGCGGAGCAGATTTCGGAGCGGGAATTGTAGAGCTTTTTACAAGAAAAAAGAACCGTCCGAAAACGAAAGTGATCATGTATGAATCGATCGCTCCTGTTTGGGAAGCCAACCATATGTGGCTGATTATTGCTATTGTAGTTCTTTTTGTGGGGTTTCCTGAAATTTACACTACATTATCAACATATCTTCATATTCCTTTGGTTTTAATGCTTATTGGGATCATTGCACGAGGAACGGCATTTACTTTTAGGCATTATGATGCGGTGAAAGATGAATGGCAAAAACTATATACGCAGATTTTTTATTTTTCGAGTCTGCTGACGCCGTTTTTTCTGGGTTTAATTGCAGCAGCAACCATTTCACACTCTGTTAATCCTGATGCTAAAGGATTTTTAGATCTGTACATTTTCAGTTGGCTGAACTGGTTCGGGGTTGCAGTAGGATTGTTCACAATTGCGATCTGTGCATATGTTGCTTCTGTTTTTGCTTTGCGAGAGACTGTTGACCGCCTC
This region includes:
- a CDS encoding cytochrome ubiquinol oxidase subunit I is translated as MDDFLAARAQMAMSLGFHIIFSCVGMVMPFLMAFAHWKYLKTNNEIYKGLTKAWSKGVAILFATGAVSGTMLSFELGLLWPQFMKHAGPIFGMPFSLEGTAFFIEAIAIGFFLYGWNRFNKWFHWFCGFLVGVSGLASGILVVAANAWMNSPSGFDYVDGQYLNIDPIKAMFNEAWFPQALHMTVAAFCATGFAVAGVHAYMILRKKNIEFHTKAFKIAAGFALIGAFGAPLSGDVAAKSVAERQPIKLAAMEAHFNTEKGAAFVIGGIPNKEKAEIKYAIKIPKVLSFLVSNDFNSEVKGLNDFPRDEWPPVIVVHFAFQIMIFFGVIMIIIGMIYLFAVFFKKEWLKKNWLLKTFLVATPFGYIALEAGWTVTEVGRQPWIIYGIMRTADAVTPMPGIQYSFYFFTAVFVSLSFVIIFLLTRQIKMVPKLYDPTDPQFNAKQKKL
- a CDS encoding DUF3857 domain-containing protein, whose translation is MKKIVFIALCSAQFIFVNAQKHKFLDPPKFNDADLSKQKSALDENAPAEILYKSLHFSIDNTNGNLIKNTFYRVKIYDKDKAEDWLNVEIPLYQNGSDQESLTKIKAFTYNLENGAAVATKVDKTSKYKSKESKNISISKFAFPNVKNGSVIEYQYEVISPFLYIIPEILIETDTPSLYTEYVLDSPSNIAYSLSYTGSLIPKYKEVDERLLFGANYRTYRFGYENLKAFKTEKFVNNDRNYRTKIGAELHSTNFREVKLYSSSWEQIKERLYEREDFGGELKKTKLAKENMPANIAGISNELDKANAIFNFVKNTFTWNKEGGLYVEDGIKKMLETKTGNATEINLFLVMLLREAGIKADPLAISTIGNGLINLASPNISNLNFVIAAIQTKDGIHLFDATVKQSSIDQLPPRDWNQFGILISKDKVQQLTMSNAKTSFTYLTATAKINDDGSISGSYSDRDTGTYAMFAKEIYDENADKYKKQYKENYSIDFTDIDSKVIENGDFESTMKFSSENLIDKVGKKIIINPMLFLNKNSNEFDQTEERKYMIDFTTPFTRVKKIVLEIPEGYAIEEMPKNKKIVTEDKEIEYSYMAEKKGNTLEVVSTTKVLSPNYPKEYYPAFKQIWGVASKQENQVISLVKK
- the gyrB gene encoding DNA topoisomerase (ATP-hydrolyzing) subunit B gives rise to the protein MSQKQYTASSIQALEGMEHVRMRPSMYIGDVGVRGLHHLVYEVVDNSIDEALAGYCDTIFVAIKEGNGIEVSDNGRGIPVDFHEKEQKSALEVVMTKIGAGGKFDKDSYKVSGGLHGVGVSCVNALSNEMVTTVYRDGNVYQQIYSRGKAQTGVEEIGHSDNRGTKQFFQPDDTIFTELVYNYDTLASRLRELSYLNKGITITLTDERERLEDGSFRSEVFHSEGGLKEFVAYIDGNRESIMESVIFMEGERDDIPVEVAMRYNTSFTENLHSYVNNINTHEGGTHLAGFRRALTRTLKKYADDLGIPQKEKVEITGDDFREGLTAVISVKVMEPQFEGQTKTKLGNSEVSGAVDKIVGEMLTNFLEENPTEAKQIVQKVVLAAKARQAAKKAREMVQRKSPMGGSGLPGKLSDCSSKDPAESEIFLVEGDSAGGTAKQGRDRFFQAILPLRGKILNVEKSMLHKVYDNEEIKNIYTALGVSVGTEEDSKALNMSKLRYHKIVIMTDADIDGSHISTLILTFFFRYMKELIENGYIYIAQPPLYLLKKGNKKIYAYNEKEREEFTLEMSPDGKGVEVQRYKGLGEMNPEQLWETTLNPEHRILKQVTIDNAVEADSVFSMLMGDEVPPRREFIEKNAKYAKIDA
- a CDS encoding cytochrome d ubiquinol oxidase subunit II → MIYVVIGFLWLSICLYVILGGADFGAGIVELFTRKKNRPKTKVIMYESIAPVWEANHMWLIIAIVVLFVGFPEIYTTLSTYLHIPLVLMLIGIIARGTAFTFRHYDAVKDEWQKLYTQIFYFSSLLTPFFLGLIAAATISHSVNPDAKGFLDLYIFSWLNWFGVAVGLFTIAICAYVASVFALRETVDRLELNLMIRKSKQTMIFVVITGALVFLTAYLSDIPLIMWVFSKPLGIMATAFATICLALILRAMSTRKLLPVRALAGFQVIMILVAATYQHYPNIILFGNGQHLSLLEHVAAPKTISALGWALILGSIFILPFLFYLMASFSKLRR
- a CDS encoding DUF3857 domain-containing protein, whose protein sequence is MIKILCTVALSAASLYYAQSFPASAIPENLKKNADAVVRKDFTTIQINKIDDIKYQIYTVTTVLNKDGDSDAQVYIPYEKGNSISEVRVNIYDEAGKKIKSFSKSDFNDFANNNQGTFYSENRIMVLPYMPTQYPYTVEFSYEIGDENTVFLPDFTPLRSTKVSLEEAQMKIINKSGIELKTKIYPSAYNYTSVIESENSGEKIFAYKNVPAIDDVFLLPQPVKILPKVSFALTKFNLEGKQGSINSWEDFGSWYYNSILQPVSVSTPAIKAEVMGLDLKGTTEDKVKKLYQHMQAKTRYIFVALGIGGWQPMLPDEVQKKGYGDCKGLTNYMKTLLDEAGIPSYYSVINSGTSHLFFDKDFPKMGGNHVILMVPTEKGNIWLENTSQQIAFNHLSYSTTGRNVLSIRKEGIELINTPDYTAEQSKEKQQLKIKINEDNSILGEGNFSYTGLQYDNNLILATLSSKERTEAVKGMFDILHFEKIEMKNFVNDKDNAVAKYDLDFKANNYSKNAGSSIIFRAVPIYPNSVYKNEENRELPFELRQSFEDEYEVSFILPQQYKIEEVPENVVLNSEFGTYKLSFVKNGESLKVNRSIRINKGIYPKEKYNDYINFRKKALNIDNSKILISKI